A window of the Lactuca sativa cultivar Salinas chromosome 7, Lsat_Salinas_v11, whole genome shotgun sequence genome harbors these coding sequences:
- the LOC111880747 gene encoding F-box protein At5g03100: MGSFKPKVNSSVDLEWKINTGKNGTRNKEKAVSMYITNFPPNMESQDLWKMCGEVGTVSDVYLARKLSKLGKRFAFVRFLRVQDESELARKLSAIWIGTHHVFATVAGFGRKQKPFHQLETRKEEGNSTNDHENVVTEIMRDGVTKAEGKEDRISALPDCLLHEILSRLPTTKDAIRTDTLSKRWKHVWTWVPSLIFRDDNYPPLEFSSFVDKTLSKFRGLKLKKFQVFTINGHHYHNRYNICRRFEAHANNWIRYAMNCNVEELNFEFWCTGSEAAVLLDQIFFINSCFTDLRLLGCKFNPTGSISWKNLRSLCVFHGKLDEDLIENILSGSPLLETLELGECYGYKRLDITSKSLKNLVFSGYLDMDKYNGGSYFDIIEINAPNILSLTIEGDLWLRMLLLLNVSSLVKAKLDYFNFGDFQPRPEEEAKVGGEMLKEFIVNLRHVKELRIEGFSSYIHKLLEAKGFIFPPNIKA, encoded by the exons ATGGGTTCTTTTAAACCTAAAGTAAACTCATCAGTCGACTTGGAGTGGAAAATAAATACAGGTAAGAATGGGACACGAAACAAAGAGAAAGCAGTGTCGATGTATATCACTAATTTCCCTCCTAATATGGAATCCCAAGATCTGTGGAAGATGTGTGGAGAAGTTGGAACTGTTTCCGATGTTTATTTGGCGCGTAAGTTATCTAAGTTGGGGAAACGGTTCGCGTTCGTTAGATTCTTGAGGGTGCAAGATGAGTCTGAGTTAGCAAGGAAATTAAGTGCTATCTGGATCGGAACACATCACGTTTTTGCAACTGTCGCTGGGTTTGGGAGAAAACAAAAACCTTTTCATCAACTAGAAACAAGGAAAGAAGAGGGGAACTCAACCAACGATCATGAAAATGTTGTTACTGAGATCATGAGAGACGGCGTTACAAAAGCTGAGGGGAAAGAAGATCGAATCAGTGCGTTGCCAGATTGCCTGCTTCATGAAATCCTGTCTCGTTTACCCACCACAAAAGACGCCATTAGAACAGATACACTCTCTAAGCGATGGAAACATGTTTGGACTTGGGTTCCTTCTCTGATTTTCAGAGATGATAATTATCCGCCGTTGGAGTTCTCTTCGTTCGTCGACAAAACCCTAAGTAAATTTCGCGGATTGAAGCTCAAGAAATTCCAAGTGTTTACCATCAATGGTCACCATTATCATAATCGATATAATATTTGTCGGCGATTTGAAGCACATGCCAACAATTGGATTCGTTATGCTATGAATTGTAACGTTGAAGAGCTTAACTTCGAGTTTTGGTGTACGGGAAGTGAAGCTGCGGTTCTGTTAGATCAAATTTTTTTCATCAATTCATGTTTTACTGATCTGAGATTATTAGGCTGCAAGTTTAATCCAACAGGATCGATTAGTTGGAAAAATCTTAGGAGTTTGTGTGTTTTCCATGGGAAACTAGATGAAGACTTGATTGAAAATATATTATCGGGGAGTCCTCTATTGGAAACTCTGGAGTTGGGTGAATGTTATGGTTATAAGCGGCTTGATATTACTTCAAAGAGCCTCAAGAACTTGGTGTTCTCCGGATACTTGGATATGGACAAGTATAATGGTGGTTCGTATTTTGATATCATTGAAATCAATGCTCCTAATATTTTATCACTAACAATCGAAGGTGATCTGTGGTTACGGATGCTTTTGTTGCTAAATGTGTCTTCTTTAGTCAAAGCTAAATTAGATTATTTTAACTTTGGGGATTTTCAACCAAGGCCTGAAGAAGAAGCAAAAGTGGGAGGAGAGATGCTTAAAGAATTTATAGTAAATCTCCGCCATGTCAAGGAGCTTAGAATTGAGGGCTTCTCTTCTTAC ATTCATAAGCTTTTGGAAGCTAAAGGTTTCATTTTCCCACCAAATATCAAGGCTTAA